Part of the Caulifigura coniformis genome, CGAACATCGCCATTTCGGTCAGGCCGCCATAGCCGCTTCCGTGGAACAGGTTCTGCGATTCCTTCCATAGCGACACATGCATGTGGCAGCCCGATCCGCTGTCGTTCCAGATCGGCTTGGGCATGAAGGTCGCTGTCTTGCCGTGGCGGGCGGCCATGTTCTTGATGACGTACTTCGACCGCAGGATGTGGTCGGCCGTCTGCAGCAGCGGTGCGAATTTCAGGTCGATTTCACACTGTCCGCCGCTCGCCATTTCGTGGTGCTGAGCCTCGACCTCCACTCCGCATTCCTGCAGCTTGAGCATGATCTCCGTGCGGAGATTCTGCAGGGTGTCGCCCGGGGGCATGGGAAAATATCCCTCGCGGCGGCGGATGTGATACCCGGTCGACCCTTTTCCGCGGTTCCATTCCCCTTCGACGCTGTCGAGGTGGTAGAACGCCTCGTGCTCGTTCTGGTCGAACCGCACGCTGTCGAACACAAAGAACTCGGTTTCGACGCCGAACTGGGCGGCGTCGGCGAACCCGGTCGACTTCATGTAGATCTCGGCCTTGCGGGCCACGTTCCGCGGGTCTTTCGCGTACGCTTCGCGCGTGATCGGATCCTGAATGTTGCAGGTGATCGCGAGCGTCGACTGCATGAACGGATCGACGTAGGCGGTTTCGGCCTGCGGCACGACGAGCATGTCGCTTTCGTTGATGGCCTGCCATCCGCGGAGCGACGAGCCGTCAATGCTGAATCCCTCTTCGAAGCTCTTTTCCGTCAGCGCCTTGACGGGAATCGTGAAGTGCTTGTGCGTGCCGGGAAAATCCATGAACCGGAGGTCGACAGCACGGATTTCATCGCGGCGGCAAAGAGCCAGGACTTCTTTAGGCGTCATGAAGCGCAACAGGTGGAGGGAGCAGTCGGACGATGGAGCGGCATCGTAGCAGTCTGTGGTACGGGACGCCGCTCCTGAACGTCAATGCACCGTCCCCCTGGCACGTTCGCCGACGGTCGATCGGACTTTCCGTTTCTGACCGGCGGACGATGGCTTGAGGCAAGAAGTCCGGTGGCAGGGGGTGGTCTGTCCTTCTCGCCCTTCCTCCCCGGTTCCGGGAAATGATAGCGGCGGAGTCCTCCGGGCAGCTCCCGGCCTTGCGGGACGCTCTGGCATGCAGCCTCGGGGGTTACGCCGGAGGCTGGAAGCCCTTGTCGCTGAAGAAGAACCGACCGAACGGGCCTGATGGACCTCTCGACAGGCCGCGTCGTCGGGCAGCGTGGCTCGGTCAGGAGATCCGGGGCACGCAGATTCCCGGTCTACGGCTGTGGTGCGTGACGGATTGGATGCGATCGTGTTCATGTTCCCTCCACCCTGCGTGAGTGGTTGCGCGTGCCTTCCGCGCGGGAACCTGAAATGGCGATTCCACCGTTGTCCAGGGATCCGGACGTCGGATTATTCCGCGAATCACTGAGTCCGGGCGGGGACGGCCGCGGGGGCCGGCTGCGCCTGCAGCAGTCCTTTGACGTTGGCCAGGACCTGCTCCGAGGCCGAAGTGTGGAGCGCCTGCATCGACTGCGGGTCGACCCCCGATTCCCGCCAGGTCGAGAGCTTGGCAGCCGTCCGCTCGACGAGTTCGTCTTCGAGCGGCCAGAGGGTCCGCCAGACCTGCTCGAGGCCGCGGGTGCGCACGCCGTCGGGTTCCTTGGTGTAGAACCGGGCCCGGAGTTCGTTGACGGCCAGGCAGATCGGGGATCCTTCCTTGCCAGAGAGTTCTTCGGCGACGCTGCCAGTGGCGACCCAGCAGGGGACCGCGGCCGAGAATTTCGGGTCGCCGAGACCGACCCACATCGTCGTCAGCAGCGGGTTCTCGCCGGCTTTGACACCATGAAACACGGCCCAGGAGACGGTGCTCGTCCGGCTGATGGTGTTCGTCGTGGGGATGAATTCGGGGAGTTCGCCTGGAGCACCGTTCACCGTGCCGGCATAGGGGACTCCGTCGGCGCTGGCCAGATCCCGTGCACACGCCCGCAGCAGCAGCTTCACATCGACCTTGCCCGCTTCAGGAATGAGGATGGCCGCTGCGCGCTTGTAACGCTCGGCCGAGTAGAGCGCGCCGAGTTTCTCAGTGGGGGGCGGAGAGGGAATGCCCTGGCCGGTGCAGGAGAAGTTCGAGCGGACGATGATGCCTTCGGGGGCGACCTTCGGATCGTTGGCGTCGTACTTCACATACTTGTCAAAAGCGCACTCGAAGAGGGCGGCGCCTCCCTGAGCATCAATGACACCGAAGGCTCCGCTGGTCGTCCGGCCGGAGGCGTTCGTCTTC contains:
- the glnA gene encoding type I glutamate--ammonia ligase, giving the protein MTPKEVLALCRRDEIRAVDLRFMDFPGTHKHFTIPVKALTEKSFEEGFSIDGSSLRGWQAINESDMLVVPQAETAYVDPFMQSTLAITCNIQDPITREAYAKDPRNVARKAEIYMKSTGFADAAQFGVETEFFVFDSVRFDQNEHEAFYHLDSVEGEWNRGKGSTGYHIRRREGYFPMPPGDTLQNLRTEIMLKLQECGVEVEAQHHEMASGGQCEIDLKFAPLLQTADHILRSKYVIKNMAARHGKTATFMPKPIWNDSGSGCHMHVSLWKESQNLFHGSGYGGLTEMAMFAIGGILKHSPALFAFCCPTTNSYKRLIPGFESPINLTYSFRNRSAAIRIPVHSSSPATKRFEFRCPDSSCNPYLATSALLMAMLDGIQHRIDPGPPLDKDIYDLAPDEMESFPKVPATLEESLTALRNDHAFLLRGDVFTEDVIDTWIWYKQTHEAQALRERPHPWEFAMYYDV
- a CDS encoding C45 family peptidase; translation: MTSRFRIWLTVLSAFLVLPSGPVQACTTAVISGRATADGRPILWKNRDINTTKNEVAFITSGKYAVTAQVNAGGKRSIWMGVNSAGLCIENSMCKDLIGPKGIKGPGNGEFMLRALQNCATVDEVQQFLEKTNASGRTTSGAFGVIDAQGGAALFECAFDKYVKYDANDPKVAPEGIIVRSNFSCTGQGIPSPPPTEKLGALYSAERYKRAAAILIPEAGKVDVKLLLRACARDLASADGVPYAGTVNGAPGELPEFIPTTNTISRTSTVSWAVFHGVKAGENPLLTTMWVGLGDPKFSAAVPCWVATGSVAEELSGKEGSPICLAVNELRARFYTKEPDGVRTRGLEQVWRTLWPLEDELVERTAAKLSTWRESGVDPQSMQALHTSASEQVLANVKGLLQAQPAPAAVPARTQ